One genomic segment of Hordeum vulgare subsp. vulgare chromosome 2H, MorexV3_pseudomolecules_assembly, whole genome shotgun sequence includes these proteins:
- the LOC123425399 gene encoding protein NRT1/ PTR FAMILY 8.3-like: MEDGGLRASILVKDDGTCHGEESQSLLEVSQQPELKCRGSDWRSPAIILGLECLESMAFNGIATNLVVYIRSVLHGGIASSASIVSLWYGTSFFVPILGAGIADAYWGNYKTVLISLVMYLLGMVLITVGSLIPSAPALCNFSSCSSSKVTENLIFFSGLYLSAIGCGGVRSALLPLGADQFNNENSLDTQKRRNFFSSFYICVIFGVITSGTIVVWVQENVSWAIGYGIATTCIALALVGFVAGTPIFRLREPSGSPMKSVFQVTFAAFKNMSLEIPADSSLLYEARSKNTHKRVPRLAHTNDFRFFDKAAVISDLPLDNSSCQSSWRICTVTQVEELKILIRLLPIWATGILFAAAISQMHTTFIQQGTVMDTKICSLSIPPASLYSFEVICVTLWVLLMNKVIVPATRTFFTSGAELTQLQRIGIGRFIMIFAMAMAALLEAKRLESVQHGKLLSIVWQLPQYFVIAGAECFVIIAQLEFFHGQAPDSMKSMLTAFALLTTALGNYLSSAIITLVAGLTREWQSPGWIPDDLNQGHLDYFYWCLTAISSVNFIVYIYFASKYRLKKIVIDG; the protein is encoded by the exons ATGGAGGACGGAGGCCTGCGCGCGAGTATTCTGGTCAAG GATGATGGAACATGCCATGGTGAAGAATCACAGTCTCTACTGGAAGTATCTCAACAGCCAGAGCTTAAATGTAGAGGTTCTGACTGGAGATCACCTGCAATAATTCTTG GACTTGAATGCTTGGAGAGCATGGCTTTCAATGGCATCGCCACAAACCTAGTTGTGTATATCCGCTCAGTTCTCCATGGTGGCATTGCCTCAAGTGCTTCAATTGTTTCTCTTTGGTATGGGACTAGCTTCTTTGTGCCTATACTTGGAGCAGGCATAGCAGATGCTTACTGGGGAAATTACAAGACTGTCTTGATCTCCCTTGTTATGTACCTACTT GGCATGGTACTCATTACAGTTGGATCACTTATACCTTCTGCTCCAGCCTTATGCAACTTCAGCTCATGCTCATCATCAAAAGTAACTGAGAATCTAATTTTCTTCTCGGGTTTGTATCTATCTGCTATTGGTTGTGGAGGAGTAAGGTCCGCATTGCTTCCACTTGGGGCAGATCAATTCAACAATGAAAACAGTCTAGATACGCAGAAGAGGAGGAATTTCTTCAGTTCGTTTTATATCTGTGTCATCTTTGGCGTGATTACTTCTGGCACCATAGTAGTCTGGGTTCAGGAAAATGTGAGCTGGGCTATAGGATATGGTATTGCTACCACGTGCATAGCTCTGGCTTTGGTAGGCTTTGTGGCTGGAACACCAATATTCCGGCTGCGTGAGCCTAGCGGTTCCCCAATGAAGAGTGTTTTCCAGGTTACTTTTGCCGCTTTTAAGAACATGAGCTTAGAAATCCCTGCCGACAGCTCTCTTCTTTATGAGGCCAGGAGCAAGAACACACACAAGAGAGTGCCGAGACTAGCTCATACTAATGATTTCAG GTTCTTCGATAAGGCAGCCGTTATTTCTGATCTTCCCTTGGACAACAGCAGTTGTCAAAGTTCATGGAGGATTTGTACTGtaactcaagttgaggaattgaAAATACTAATCCGATTGCTTCCAATTTGGGCAACTGGAATATTATTTGCTGCTGCAATCTCACAAATGCACACTACCTTCATTCAGCAGGGAACCGTGATGGACACCAAGATTTGTTCACTTTCCATTCCACCAGCTTCCTTGTATTCCTTTGAAGTGATATGTGTGACACTTTGGGTTCTTCTTATGAACAAAGTCATTGTACCAGCGACCAGGACATTCTTCACAAGTGGAGCGGAGCTAACGCAGTTGCAGAGGATCGGGATTGGTCGTTTCATAATGATCTTTGCCATGGCAATGGCTGCTCTTTTAGAAGCAAAGAGGCTAGAGAGCGTCCAGCATGGCAAGCTATTAAGCATCGTGTGGCAGCTGCCGCAGTACTTCGTCATCGCTGGGGCCGAATGCTTCGTCATCATTGCTCAGCTAGAGTTCTTCCATGGCCAGGCGCCGGACTCCATGAAGAGCATGTTAACGGCGTTTGCGTTGCTCACCACTGCTCTCGGCAACTACTTGAGCTCAGCTATCATCACCCTTGTTGCGGGGTTGACTAGGGAATGGCAGAGCCCTGGATGGATACCTGATGACCTGAACCAAGGGCACCTTGACTACTTCTACTGGTGTCTTACAGCCATCTCATCTGTAAATTTCATTGTCTATATCTATTTTGCTAGTAAATACAGATTAAAGAAAATTGTTATCGATggctaa